The sequence below is a genomic window from Flavobacterium keumense.
GTATTGCGGCTCATATTGATGCTGGTAAAACAACAACAACTGAGCGTATTTTATTCTACACCGGAAAATCACATAAAATTGGTGAGGTGCATGATGGTGCTGCTACCATGGACTGGATGGCACAAGAGCAAGAAAGAGGTATCACAATTACTTCTGCTGCAACAACTTGTGAGTGGAGTTTTCCAACTGAACAAGGTAAGTTATTACCAGATTCAAAACCGTACCACTTTAATATTATTGATACTCCTGGACACGTTGATTTTACTGTAGAGGTAAATCGTTCGTTACGTGTATTAGACGGTTTGGTATTTTTGTTTAGTGCTGTTGATGGTGTTGAGCCTCAATCAGAAACTAACTGGAGATTAGCAGATCAATATCGAGTGCCTCGAATGGGGTTTGTAAACAAGATGGACCGTCAAGGTTCTAATTTCTTGGGTGTTTGTCAGCAAGTTAAAGATATGTTGAAGTCTAATGCAGTTGCAATTACATTGCCAATTGGAGACGAGGCAGATTTTAAAGGAGTAGTTGATTTAGTTAAAAATCAAGCTATTGTATGGCATGATGCTACACAAGGTGCTACCTTTGATATTGTAGATATTCCTGCTGATATGGTGGATGATGTAAAAAAATACAGATCTATCCTTATTGAAGAAATTGCTACCTATGATGAGAGTCTTCTTGATAAATATATGGAGGATGAAAACTCAATTACAGAAGAAGAGATCAACAATGCGTTGCGTGCTGCAACTATTGACATGGCAATTATTCCTATGATTGCTGGGTCTTCTTTCAAAAATAAAGGAGTTCAATTCATGTTAGATGCAGTATGTAAATATTTGCCATCTCCATTAGATAAAGAAGGTATTGAGGGAATTCATCCTGATGATGCTGAATTATTAGAAGAAGATCAAACTAAAATCGTGCGTCGCCCTGATGTAAAAGAGCCTTTTGCAGCTTTGGCATTTAAAATTGCTACTGACCCTTATGTAGGTCGTTTGGCATTTTTCCGTGCTTATTCAGGTCGTTTGGATGCAGGTTCTTATATTTTGAACACTCGTTCAGGGAATAAAGAACGTATCTCTCGTATCTACCAAATGCACGCGAATAAACAAAATCCGATCGAATATATTGAGGCTGGAGATATTGGAGCTGCAGTTGGATTTAAAGATATCAAGACAGGGGATACTATGTGCGATGAAAAACATCCGATTATTCTTGAATCAATGAAATTCCCTGATCCTGTAATTGGTATCGCAATTGAGCCTAAAACTAAAGCTGACGTTGATAAAATGGGAATGGCTTTGGCTAAATTAGCTGAAGAAGATCCTACGTTTACTGTTAGAACTGATGAGGCTTCAGGTCAAACCATTATCTCAGGAATGGGAGAGTTACACTTGGATATTCTTGTAGATCGTATGAAACGTGAATTCAAAGTAGAAGTAAACCAAGGTGAGCCTCAAGTAGAATACAAAGAGGCATTTACTAAGTCAGCACAACACAGAGAAGTTTACAAAAAACAATCTGGAGGTCGTGGTAAATTTGGAGATATTGTTTTCCGTTTAGA
It includes:
- the fusA gene encoding elongation factor G — encoded protein: MARDLKYTRNIGIAAHIDAGKTTTTERILFYTGKSHKIGEVHDGAATMDWMAQEQERGITITSAATTCEWSFPTEQGKLLPDSKPYHFNIIDTPGHVDFTVEVNRSLRVLDGLVFLFSAVDGVEPQSETNWRLADQYRVPRMGFVNKMDRQGSNFLGVCQQVKDMLKSNAVAITLPIGDEADFKGVVDLVKNQAIVWHDATQGATFDIVDIPADMVDDVKKYRSILIEEIATYDESLLDKYMEDENSITEEEINNALRAATIDMAIIPMIAGSSFKNKGVQFMLDAVCKYLPSPLDKEGIEGIHPDDAELLEEDQTKIVRRPDVKEPFAALAFKIATDPYVGRLAFFRAYSGRLDAGSYILNTRSGNKERISRIYQMHANKQNPIEYIEAGDIGAAVGFKDIKTGDTMCDEKHPIILESMKFPDPVIGIAIEPKTKADVDKMGMALAKLAEEDPTFTVRTDEASGQTIISGMGELHLDILVDRMKREFKVEVNQGEPQVEYKEAFTKSAQHREVYKKQSGGRGKFGDIVFRLEPADTVDGKAPVGLQFVNEVKGGNVPKEYIPAVEKGFREAMKTGPLAGYTVDSLKVTLLDGSYHPVDSDALSFELAARMGYKEVAKAAGAVILEPIMKIEVITPEENMGDIVGDLNRRRGQVNDMGDRAGAKTIKASVPLSEMFGYVTTLRTLSSGRATSTMEFSHYEQTPSNISEEVIKKAKGNA